A stretch of the Lolium perenne isolate Kyuss_39 chromosome 3, Kyuss_2.0, whole genome shotgun sequence genome encodes the following:
- the LOC127339587 gene encoding uncharacterized protein, whose amino-acid sequence MTCRREDGAGGLEAARHQGTEVGGDHEDEGSGDGGRQIDRCWSWSPLQRPPAALGGGDHDQAGEPHARSAPSDEVEDHSAYAFHGHTDEVFAAACSPVDASLVVSGGKDDRGFLWRIGSAEDVQELSGHRDTVCTVDFSSDGKLVACGGMDGQINVWNTATRTLQGTLEGSESGFEWLKWHPRCHLIIAGSEDCNIWVWNADHNAFPSIFGSCETRS is encoded by the exons ATGACATGTCGACGGGAGGATGGAGCAGGCGGGTTGGAGGCAGCACGACATCAAGGGACGGAGGTGGGTGGCGACCATGAGGATGAGGGAAGCGGGGACGGAGGCAGGCAAATCGACCGGTGCTGGTCCTGGTCGCCTCTTCAAAGGCCACCGGCGGCGCTGGGCGGCGGCGACCACGACCAGGCCGGCGAGCCTCATGCGAGGAGCGCGCCTAGCG ATGAGGTTGAGGATCATTCAGCATATGCATTTCACGGGCATACAG ATGAGGTATTTGCTGCTGCGTGCAGTCCTGTAGACGCATCGCTTGTTGTTTCTGGAGGTAAAGATGACAGAGGTTTTCTTTGGAGGATTGGATCTGCAGAGGATGTTCAAGAGCTGTCTG GACATAGGGATACTGTCTGCACTGTGGATTTCAGTTCAGATGGAAAATTGGTGGCTTGTGGAGGTATGGATGGACAGATAAATGTATGGAATACAGCTACACGAACACTTCAGGGAACCCTTGAGGGCTCTGAATCAGGCTTTGAA TGGCTTAAATGGCATCCGCGATGTCACTTGATAATTGCCGGATCAGAAGACTGTAATATATGGGTGTGGAATGCCGACCACAATGCCTTTCCGAGTATATTTGGATCATG TGAAACTAGAAGTTGA